In one Agathobacter rectalis ATCC 33656 genomic region, the following are encoded:
- a CDS encoding ECF transporter S component, whose translation MRNEKVQKLTLTALMAALSYVIFTFLQIKVTLPGGSATSFHLGNAVVVLAALLLGGVYGGIGGAIGMTIGDLLDPIYITGAPKTFFLKLMIGVITGLVAHKLGKITYSTDKKHVFKWTVLAACAGMLFNFIFDPIISYFYDMLILGKPMAQLKIAWSVTTTGVNAVISVIAATIVYVALRPVLIKANLFFKIGKEK comes from the coding sequence ATGAGAAACGAAAAAGTTCAAAAACTCACACTTACAGCACTTATGGCAGCTTTATCATATGTCATATTCACATTTTTACAGATTAAGGTCACATTACCGGGTGGCAGCGCCACATCCTTTCACCTTGGCAACGCAGTCGTAGTACTTGCAGCTTTGCTCTTAGGCGGAGTATACGGAGGAATCGGTGGAGCAATCGGAATGACAATCGGTGATTTACTTGACCCGATATATATCACCGGAGCACCAAAGACATTTTTCCTCAAGCTTATGATTGGTGTTATCACCGGTCTTGTAGCACACAAGCTTGGAAAGATTACATATTCAACAGACAAGAAGCATGTATTTAAATGGACAGTCCTTGCAGCATGTGCAGGAATGCTCTTCAACTTTATTTTTGACCCGATAATAAGCTATTTTTACGATATGCTTATCCTCGGAAAGCCGATGGCACAGCTCAAAATCGCATGGAGCGTGACCACAACAGGAGTCAATGCAGTGATATCGGTGATTGCTGCAACAATCGTGTATGTGGCACTGAGACCGGTGCTCATCAAGGCAAATCTGTTTTTCAAGATTGGCAAAGAAAAATAA
- a CDS encoding phosphoribosylanthranilate isomerase — translation MNTQNTAKEISDNNINTNSNTKIKICGLTSPAEARYLNENHVDFAGMVLFFPKSKRNISIEQAKDIMAALDASIKRVAVVVSPSIEQIRQIEAAGFDYVQIHGEIPETEAEAAIAIPILKAFNVSDMDSYEKYHNDSRIAGYVFDAIEPGSGKTFDWKLVDNIPRDEKLLLLAGGLNPDNVRMAIEAVHPDGVDVSSGVENDDKAGKNPDKIHDFVAAIKS, via the coding sequence ATGAATACACAGAATACAGCTAAAGAAATTAGTGATAATAATATAAATACAAATTCCAACACAAAAATAAAAATCTGCGGTCTGACTTCACCTGCTGAAGCACGGTATCTCAACGAAAATCACGTTGATTTTGCGGGTATGGTGTTATTTTTTCCAAAGAGTAAGAGGAATATATCCATCGAACAGGCAAAGGATATTATGGCAGCCCTTGATGCTTCCATCAAAAGGGTTGCGGTTGTCGTTTCGCCATCCATAGAGCAGATAAGGCAGATTGAGGCTGCAGGCTTTGACTATGTCCAGATACATGGGGAAATTCCGGAGACAGAGGCGGAGGCAGCAATAGCTATCCCGATTCTTAAAGCCTTCAATGTCTCTGATATGGACAGCTATGAAAAGTATCACAACGATTCACGCATCGCAGGCTATGTGTTTGATGCCATCGAACCCGGCAGTGGAAAAACCTTTGACTGGAAGCTGGTTGACAATATCCCCCGCGATGAAAAGCTGCTGCTGCTCGCAGGTGGCTTAAATCCAGACAATGTGCGCATGGCAATTGAAGCCGTGCATCCTGACGGAGTCGATGTATCATCAGGTGTGGAAAATGATGACAAAGCGGGTAAGAATCCGGACAAGATACATGATTTTGTTGCGGCAATAAAATCATAA
- a CDS encoding M42 family metallopeptidase yields MSTEKIKEYIGTQLKALTSIASPTGFTKNATDYLMKQLEAMGYAPQLSNKGNVSVEIGGVGAPLVLAAHVDTLGAMVRSIKDNGRLRPTTIGGHQWSTADGENCMVFTRDGRMYTGVVLNTEPSAHVADEKVETKEENMEILLDENVNDKQGVAALGIQTGDIIAMDPRTVITESGYIKSRFLDDKLSAAILLGVAHAVKEEGWRLNRKVTLLFTVYEEVGHGGSFVPADTEEMISVDMGCVGADLGCTEHMVSICAKDSGGPYNYELVTELSNLAKSEGLDYAIDVYPHYGSDVEATLHSGYDIRHGLIGAGVYASHNYERSHMDGVENTYKLLRKYITK; encoded by the coding sequence ATGTCAACAGAAAAGATTAAAGAATATATCGGAACACAGCTCAAAGCACTCACATCAATAGCAAGCCCTACAGGTTTCACAAAAAATGCCACAGACTATCTGATGAAGCAGCTTGAGGCTATGGGATATGCGCCACAGCTTTCAAATAAAGGAAATGTCAGCGTGGAAATCGGTGGAGTTGGAGCACCTTTGGTATTGGCAGCGCATGTGGACACGCTTGGAGCCATGGTTCGCTCAATAAAGGATAACGGACGTTTGCGCCCAACAACTATCGGTGGTCATCAGTGGAGCACAGCAGATGGAGAAAACTGCATGGTTTTTACGCGTGATGGCAGAATGTACACAGGCGTGGTGCTAAATACAGAGCCATCGGCACATGTGGCAGATGAAAAGGTCGAGACAAAGGAAGAAAATATGGAAATCCTGCTCGATGAAAATGTAAATGATAAGCAGGGGGTGGCGGCACTTGGCATCCAGACAGGGGATATTATCGCCATGGATCCGCGCACAGTCATCACGGAGAGCGGCTATATCAAGAGCCGTTTCCTTGATGATAAGCTGTCAGCCGCCATCTTACTCGGTGTGGCTCATGCCGTAAAGGAGGAGGGCTGGAGGCTAAACCGCAAGGTCACACTGCTCTTTACGGTTTATGAGGAGGTAGGCCATGGCGGAAGCTTTGTACCGGCTGATACTGAGGAGATGATTTCCGTAGACATGGGCTGCGTTGGAGCAGACCTAGGCTGTACAGAGCATATGGTTTCAATCTGTGCTAAGGACTCAGGCGGACCTTACAACTATGAGCTTGTTACAGAGCTTTCAAATCTGGCAAAGAGCGAGGGGCTTGACTATGCAATCGATGTTTATCCGCACTACGGCTCTGATGTTGAGGCAACACTGCACAGCGGATATGATATCCGTCATGGGCTTATCGGTGCAGGAGTTTATGCATCGCATAACTATGAGCGCTCACATATGGATGGCGTGGAGAATACTTATAAGCTTTTGAGAAAATATATTACAAAATAG
- a CDS encoding VOC family protein, producing MNLKKVHHIAIIGSDYEKSKHFYVDLLGFSIIRENYRPERDDYKIDLQLDEIELELFIIKNCPKRPSYPEAYGLRHLAFAVDSVDDTVRELNKRGIITEPIRLDTYTGKRMTFFHDPDNLPLEIHE from the coding sequence ATGAATTTAAAAAAAGTTCATCATATTGCCATTATTGGGAGCGACTATGAGAAATCAAAGCACTTTTATGTGGATCTGTTAGGTTTTTCTATTATTCGAGAAAATTACAGACCGGAACGTGATGATTATAAAATTGATCTTCAACTCGATGAGATAGAATTAGAACTTTTTATCATTAAAAATTGTCCGAAGCGTCCAAGTTATCCAGAGGCTTATGGTCTCCGGCATCTTGCCTTTGCTGTAGATTCGGTCGATGATACTGTAAGAGAATTGAATAAAAGGGGCATCATAACTGAGCCGATTAGACTCGATACTTACACAGGCAAAAGAATGACATTCTTTCATGATCCGGACAATCTACCCTTGGAAATTCACGAATAA
- a CDS encoding IS30 family transposase — MSKYIPGNQKHLSLEDRIYIENELNKGETFKNIARFLCKDPTTISKEVRAHRLSDWYHKGTFYNAHNFCIHRFHCRKTNVCGKIILCDVKCTSCPTCNQTCKDFVKEQCKRLDKAPYVCNGCTKKINHCTIAQKYRYDARFADRKYREKLSGSRAGINMTKHELRKKDGIVSPLIEQGQSPYQIITNHPELDMSVRSLYTYLDQGLFTARNIDLKRKPGFKPRKCHKTQITNRTVFEKRLFSDFSELRLSSFVEMDTVHSSRESNKTLLTFFFTKEKLFLAFLLNRCTKGAVRLIFDRLEKRMGTYEFLSVFEYILTDRGSEFGDPVALETGLDEIQRTSIYYCDPMRSGQKGGLEQAHTMLRMVLPKGTSFEFLTQWDVNLIVNHINSTPRESLNGSTPYDAALETLGKETLNAFQLKRIDPDLVNLTPKLIRFNH, encoded by the coding sequence ATGAGTAAATATATTCCAGGAAACCAGAAGCACCTTTCCCTTGAAGACCGTATCTATATCGAAAACGAACTGAACAAGGGAGAAACCTTTAAGAACATTGCCCGCTTTCTTTGCAAGGATCCAACAACCATTTCCAAAGAAGTAAGGGCTCACCGTCTATCCGACTGGTATCACAAAGGTACTTTCTATAATGCCCATAACTTTTGTATTCATCGCTTCCATTGCCGGAAAACCAATGTCTGCGGAAAAATCATTCTCTGCGATGTAAAATGCACTTCCTGCCCCACCTGTAATCAAACTTGCAAGGATTTTGTGAAGGAACAGTGCAAAAGACTGGATAAGGCGCCCTATGTCTGTAATGGCTGCACAAAAAAGATAAATCATTGCACCATCGCCCAGAAATACAGATACGATGCACGTTTTGCTGATAGAAAATACCGTGAAAAGCTTTCCGGTTCCAGAGCCGGTATAAACATGACAAAACATGAATTACGCAAAAAGGATGGCATTGTTTCTCCTTTAATCGAGCAGGGACAATCTCCATATCAAATCATTACCAATCATCCAGAACTGGATATGTCAGTCCGTTCCTTGTACACCTATCTGGATCAAGGTCTGTTTACAGCCAGAAACATTGATTTAAAACGTAAGCCCGGCTTCAAGCCACGAAAGTGCCATAAAACACAGATTACAAACAGAACCGTCTTCGAGAAAAGGTTATTCAGTGATTTTAGTGAGCTGCGGTTATCCTCTTTTGTAGAAATGGATACGGTACACTCATCCAGAGAATCCAACAAGACGTTACTGACCTTTTTCTTCACTAAGGAAAAGCTGTTCCTTGCCTTTCTCCTGAATCGTTGTACTAAAGGCGCTGTCCGGCTTATTTTTGACCGTTTAGAAAAACGTATGGGCACCTATGAGTTCTTATCTGTCTTTGAATATATCTTGACAGACAGAGGTTCAGAATTCGGAGATCCTGTCGCTCTTGAAACAGGACTGGATGAAATTCAGCGTACCAGCATCTACTATTGTGATCCCATGCGTAGCGGACAAAAAGGAGGTCTTGAGCAAGCTCACACCATGCTTCGCATGGTGCTTCCCAAAGGAACTAGTTTTGAATTTTTGACACAATGGGATGTGAATCTAATCGTGAATCACATCAACTCCACTCCAAGGGAAAGTCTTAATGGAAGCACGCCTTATGACGCCGCATTAGAGACACTCGGAAAAGAAACCCTAAACGCATTTCAGCTTAAGCGCATTGACCCTGATTTGGTCAATCTAACGCCTAAGCTGATTCGCTTCAACCATTAA
- a CDS encoding cellulose binding domain-containing protein has translation MKRLKQRILAGVLAFVMCISTVNVTAFAQENETTSEIQEIIAISEAGSENEVSTENIEITDTSVSGNNVEPVEDKPRNKKHKKVANEKVYEGENYNVTFSVTSSWESGYNANVKVENTGNDTIQNWYLSFEYDDQITNIWNAEISTHEESQYIIKNADWNQDIVVGGSIEFGISGSTAFNEFPENFNVVGENKEVQEEDYSVQYQVDSDWGSGFTGSIQITNNTDKTLEDWVLEFDFEREITNIWNAVIESHEGNHYVIRNAGYNANITAGQSVLFGFNGHGGSANNVAENCVLYSWEIDTTEYVELSDGKIEKNYLERAIYTNLLLQGLSIDNIRLADDYDEDGLTLSQEYEYDTNPFSKDTDEDGLNDYEEINLHKTNPIKYDSDEDGMSDGTEIACGLNPLSSDTDGNGVIDSQEIVTQAVRIDTVEQYQLQEVGTLPNIQITGKGDYSQKIYATALENDATIMDIDCLVGTAFDFIHDEDLSFENSQLTFTISNEILKKNKLTDLAIAWYNEEENALELLDTTHNMDNCTISAEVSHYSTYMVVSVPDYFFNIDWENEDSIIEAGKADVVFVIDTTGSMGNEIQNVKNNIETVVSSLEENKVDIRLGLVEYRDIYADGIGSTKSYDWYTSVSSFKSELATLGVSGGGDTPESVVDALYCARNMEYRTGVKKYVILLTDANYKNGTSVDSGATLTDEIRRLVEEELVVSVVTTPSYYSTYNSLVSQTDGVTANINQNFASALAPLITKMGEQVNQGCWIRLSNGSVVSLDKDPTLGDETIDTDDDGIPDIIELKSSYKVHAYNPYTKKMQEIDTWSFYSNPSKRDTDGDTLSDIDDLQPTKYDTVVIKENDSSIAFNTGRTWYNISCTSFDYLDNLMQMVDGKVDNPIPIEQFRQIIQNVANNEKQAFTIEELTYIAIMNNEGSKLYMHNLSSVTRENVFQKIAGRESRYYKHSGIWWNENWSEVPKGTESGFFKGTVLSEADINLSWEIYCVCDVYTVLTTVAQVGALVIAIVVVAEVTPVVLANIQGLAYYVKTFGIVQGIQMYRYLGIQNLPNGVISWLQMDMADGDSSVDDVALAIQKESVEKKLDTYLLNKDHPVGGSKANWFEKALGFTKENAGQLAKQIVFDENVAVQTAVTEHGIKYNQLISIVGANGKKIDVVFVWIKNNDGFVRLVTAIPTKK, from the coding sequence ATGAAGAGATTAAAACAACGAATCTTAGCAGGGGTGCTTGCATTCGTAATGTGTATTAGTACAGTAAATGTAACTGCATTCGCTCAGGAAAATGAAACGACCAGTGAAATTCAGGAAATTATTGCAATTAGCGAAGCGGGAAGTGAAAATGAAGTATCGACAGAAAATATTGAAATAACAGATACTTCTGTTTCGGGAAATAACGTGGAACCAGTTGAAGATAAGCCACGTAATAAAAAGCATAAAAAAGTGGCGAATGAAAAAGTTTATGAAGGTGAAAATTATAATGTTACATTTTCGGTAACATCTTCTTGGGAATCCGGTTATAATGCAAATGTCAAGGTTGAAAACACAGGAAATGATACGATACAGAACTGGTATTTATCATTTGAATATGATGATCAAATTACCAATATTTGGAATGCAGAGATTTCTACACATGAAGAAAGTCAATATATTATTAAGAATGCCGACTGGAATCAGGATATTGTTGTTGGAGGAAGCATAGAATTTGGTATTTCAGGTAGTACAGCATTTAATGAGTTCCCAGAAAATTTTAATGTTGTAGGAGAAAATAAAGAGGTTCAAGAGGAAGATTATTCTGTACAATATCAGGTTGATAGTGATTGGGGAAGTGGTTTCACAGGTAGCATTCAGATTACGAATAATACGGACAAGACATTAGAAGATTGGGTGTTAGAGTTTGATTTTGAAAGAGAAATAACAAATATTTGGAATGCTGTTATTGAGTCCCACGAAGGAAATCATTATGTAATAAGAAATGCCGGATATAATGCGAATATTACTGCCGGACAGAGTGTTTTGTTTGGATTTAATGGACATGGTGGTTCAGCAAATAATGTAGCAGAAAATTGTGTATTATATTCATGGGAAATAGATACTACTGAATATGTAGAACTTTCTGATGGCAAGATTGAAAAAAATTATTTGGAAAGAGCAATATACACAAATTTATTGTTACAAGGTTTGTCGATTGATAATATCCGGTTGGCGGATGATTACGATGAAGATGGTTTGACATTATCACAGGAATATGAATATGATACCAATCCATTTTCAAAAGATACGGATGAAGACGGATTAAATGATTATGAAGAGATTAATCTACATAAGACAAATCCTATAAAATACGATTCAGACGAGGATGGAATGAGTGACGGAACAGAAATCGCTTGTGGATTGAATCCTTTAAGTTCTGATACAGATGGAAATGGAGTTATAGATAGCCAAGAAATCGTAACACAAGCGGTTAGAATAGACACGGTGGAACAATATCAGCTTCAAGAAGTTGGAACATTACCCAATATTCAAATAACGGGAAAAGGAGATTATAGTCAAAAAATATATGCAACGGCATTGGAAAATGATGCTACAATAATGGATATTGACTGTCTTGTAGGAACTGCGTTTGATTTTATTCATGATGAAGACTTGTCTTTTGAAAATAGTCAATTAACATTTACAATCAGTAATGAAATTTTGAAAAAAAATAAATTAACCGACTTAGCGATTGCTTGGTACAACGAAGAAGAGAATGCACTTGAATTATTAGACACAACACATAATATGGACAATTGCACAATATCAGCAGAAGTTAGTCACTATAGTACTTATATGGTAGTATCGGTGCCTGATTATTTTTTTAATATTGATTGGGAAAATGAAGATAGTATTATTGAAGCAGGCAAAGCCGATGTTGTATTTGTGATTGATACTACTGGTTCTATGGGAAATGAAATACAAAATGTTAAAAATAACATAGAGACAGTTGTATCTAGTCTGGAAGAAAATAAGGTTGATATTCGCTTGGGACTAGTAGAATATAGAGATATTTATGCAGATGGAATTGGTTCCACCAAAAGTTATGATTGGTATACAAGTGTATCTTCCTTTAAAAGTGAGTTAGCTACTTTGGGTGTAAGTGGTGGTGGAGATACTCCGGAGTCCGTAGTAGATGCGTTGTATTGTGCAAGAAATATGGAATATCGTACAGGAGTAAAAAAATATGTAATACTTTTAACAGATGCAAATTATAAAAATGGTACATCTGTAGATTCTGGTGCAACACTTACAGATGAGATAAGAAGACTTGTAGAAGAAGAGCTTGTTGTATCGGTGGTTACAACGCCATCTTATTATTCTACATACAATAGTCTTGTTAGCCAGACCGATGGAGTTACTGCAAATATTAATCAAAATTTTGCATCTGCACTTGCTCCATTAATTACTAAAATGGGAGAACAAGTAAATCAGGGATGCTGGATAAGATTATCCAACGGTTCTGTTGTATCATTAGACAAGGATCCTACTTTAGGAGATGAAACCATTGACACGGACGATGATGGTATACCAGATATCATTGAATTAAAGTCCAGTTACAAGGTGCATGCTTATAACCCGTATACAAAGAAAATGCAGGAAATTGATACATGGTCTTTTTACAGTAATCCGTCAAAAAGAGATACGGATGGTGATACATTAAGTGATATCGATGATTTGCAACCAACAAAATACGATACTGTTGTTATAAAAGAGAATGATTCATCTATTGCGTTTAATACAGGAAGAACCTGGTACAATATAAGTTGCACATCTTTTGATTATTTAGACAATTTAATGCAGATGGTAGATGGAAAAGTAGACAACCCGATTCCAATAGAGCAATTTCGGCAGATTATTCAAAATGTAGCGAATAATGAAAAGCAAGCCTTTACCATTGAGGAACTAACGTATATTGCAATCATGAATAATGAAGGTTCCAAGTTATATATGCATAATTTGTCGTCAGTCACAAGGGAAAATGTATTCCAGAAAATTGCTGGTAGAGAAAGTCGTTATTATAAGCATAGCGGTATATGGTGGAATGAAAATTGGAGTGAAGTTCCAAAAGGAACTGAAAGTGGTTTCTTTAAAGGAACGGTTTTATCGGAAGCAGATATTAATCTATCTTGGGAAATTTATTGTGTATGTGATGTATATACAGTATTAACAACAGTAGCACAAGTTGGTGCGTTAGTCATTGCAATTGTGGTAGTGGCCGAGGTTACACCTGTTGTTCTTGCCAATATTCAAGGGCTGGCATATTATGTAAAAACATTTGGAATTGTTCAAGGAATTCAAATGTATCGGTATTTGGGAATTCAGAACTTGCCAAACGGTGTAATTTCATGGTTGCAAATGGATATGGCAGATGGAGACAGTTCTGTAGATGATGTTGCATTAGCCATTCAAAAAGAAAGTGTAGAAAAGAAATTGGACACTTACTTATTAAATAAAGATCATCCTGTAGGAGGTTCTAAAGCGAATTGGTTTGAAAAAGCATTAGGTTTTACAAAAGAAAATGCAGGACAACTTGCAAAACAGATTGTATTTGATGAAAATGTGGCTGTCCAGACGGCTGTTACGGAACATGGAATTAAATACAATCAGTTGATATCTATAGTAGGAGCGAATGGGAAGAAGATAGATGTTGTATTTGTGTGGATAAAAAACAACGATGGATTTGTAAGATTGGTTACTGCGATACCAACAAAGAAGTAG
- a CDS encoding DUF4926 domain-containing protein has product MYEELQVVKATKNLSDKVKMGCIGTILYVYFEEKRGYEVEFVNDDYETLDILTVGETDIEIVENNMR; this is encoded by the coding sequence ATGTATGAAGAATTGCAAGTAGTAAAAGCGACAAAAAATTTATCAGACAAAGTTAAGATGGGATGTATTGGTACAATTTTATATGTATATTTTGAAGAAAAGAGAGGATATGAAGTAGAGTTTGTCAACGATGACTACGAAACATTAGACATCTTAACCGTAGGTGAGACGGATATTGAAATCGTAGAAAATAATATGAGATAG